A section of the Pseudomonas prosekii genome encodes:
- a CDS encoding alpha/beta fold hydrolase — protein MSATRWLPSLLLTAALPVLAHAEGPAYGPELQGFDYPYTVKHFAFESQGKSLQMGYMDVAANGKANGRSVVLMHGKNFCGATWDSSIKALSDAGYRVIAPDQIGFCTSSKPDSYQYTFQQLATNTQQLLKALGIQKATLLGHSTGGMLATRYALQYPEQVEQLALVNPIGLEDWKAVGVPYRTVDQWYERELKVSADGIREYERSTYYAGRWKPEYDRWVDMLAGLSKGPGKTQVAWNSALIYDMIFTQPVYYEFKDLKVPTLLLIGTSDTTAIGKDIAPPAVKTQIGKYDVLGKQVAKLIPHSTLIEFQGLGHAPQMEEPAKFHQALLGWLNKDNPVR, from the coding sequence ATGTCCGCTACCCGTTGGCTGCCCAGCCTGCTGTTGACCGCTGCGCTGCCCGTTCTGGCGCACGCCGAAGGCCCGGCGTATGGCCCCGAGTTGCAAGGTTTCGACTACCCGTACACGGTCAAGCATTTTGCCTTTGAGTCCCAGGGCAAATCCCTGCAAATGGGTTACATGGACGTCGCCGCCAACGGCAAGGCCAACGGCCGCAGCGTGGTGTTGATGCACGGCAAAAACTTCTGCGGCGCAACGTGGGACAGCTCGATCAAAGCCCTCAGCGACGCTGGCTACCGAGTCATCGCACCGGATCAGATCGGCTTCTGCACTTCCAGCAAACCGGACAGTTACCAGTACACCTTCCAGCAATTGGCCACCAACACCCAGCAGCTACTGAAAGCACTGGGCATCCAGAAAGCCACCCTCCTCGGCCACTCAACCGGCGGCATGCTCGCCACGCGTTACGCGCTGCAATATCCGGAACAAGTCGAGCAACTGGCGCTGGTCAACCCGATTGGCCTGGAAGACTGGAAAGCCGTCGGCGTGCCGTATCGCACGGTTGATCAATGGTACGAACGCGAACTGAAAGTCAGCGCCGACGGCATCCGCGAATACGAACGCAGCACCTATTACGCCGGGCGCTGGAAACCTGAATACGACCGCTGGGTCGACATGCTCGCCGGCCTGAGCAAAGGCCCGGGCAAAACCCAAGTGGCGTGGAACTCGGCGCTGATCTACGACATGATCTTCACCCAACCGGTCTACTACGAGTTCAAGGACCTGAAAGTGCCAACCCTGCTGCTGATCGGCACGTCCGACACCACCGCCATCGGCAAAGACATCGCGCCACCGGCGGTGAAGACGCAGATCGGCAAATATGACGTGCTTGGCAAACAAGTCGCCAAACTCATCCCGCACTCGACACTGATCGAATTCCAGGGCCTGGGCCACGCGCCACAAATGGAAGAAC
- a CDS encoding YqaA family protein: protein MFGAYIGLFLAAFGAATLLPLQSEALLVGLLLSDKYWLWSLLAVATLGNVLGSLVNWWLGRGIERFRERRWFPVSPKHLETARKHYRRYGHWSLLLSWLPIIGDPLTLVAGVMREPLGRFLLIVTLAKGARYAVLALATLGWMG, encoded by the coding sequence ATGTTCGGCGCCTACATCGGGCTGTTCCTGGCGGCGTTCGGCGCGGCGACGCTGTTGCCGTTGCAATCCGAAGCGCTGCTGGTCGGCCTGTTACTCAGCGATAAATATTGGCTGTGGTCGCTGCTGGCGGTCGCGACGCTGGGCAACGTCCTCGGCTCGCTGGTCAATTGGTGGCTGGGGCGCGGGATCGAACGCTTCCGCGAACGGCGCTGGTTTCCGGTCAGCCCAAAGCATCTTGAAACAGCTCGCAAACATTATCGGCGCTACGGGCATTGGTCGTTGTTGCTTAGTTGGCTGCCGATTATCGGTGACCCGCTGACCCTGGTGGCCGGCGTCATGCGCGAGCCGCTGGGGCGTTTCCTGCTGATTGTGACCCTCGCCAAAGGTGCGCGTTATGCCGTGCTGGCCCTCGCCACCCTCGGCTGGATGGGTTGA